Proteins co-encoded in one Gadus morhua chromosome 6, gadMor3.0, whole genome shotgun sequence genomic window:
- the nipbla gene encoding nipped-B-like protein A isoform X3, with protein sequence MNGDMPHVPITTLAGIASLTDLLNQLPLPSPLPATTTKSLLYNGRIAEDVTCLLACRDENLVSQLAHGLNQVSTEHIELKDNLGSDEPEGDAPLLLQTMLARNPGIFREKTDVMQQQQMVPQYKLPQNSMHSPAQSGNFQQAAISPNPSSRFVSPQTGSSSRYMGQNSPVPSPYTPQSPAPGYMQQYPHPQQPPSYSQHQQIQQVSVASPMVSGGIRNLHEGKVSGQMTNATNHHPDRHGTDDYLNIVHRLGNEEGDASMRNAFPLRSPQSGCSPAGSEGTPKPGSRPPLILQSPPPYAVSPREGGPDQKQQAQQRKKGPAVKEEKDMYDIVSSPNKDSTKLTLKLSRVKSNESDPPSEAMPGMDQNSENMDTELGFQQVPVLQQNLGARQQQTGGSSGLQPPSSPYDEAELDALAEIERIEREAASEKCSKEVQDKDKPLKKRKQDSFPLVPGAGGPGGPTGAPGSGSAGGGNAGKLTPQEATAAGNGASRPPLMVKRDKDGNVSTPAVEPHGWTQPKVKLERLGLVEDFAKRPKPVVVLKKLSIDQVQRIIRHSKSGKNRHSSSKSGKSGSMDPAVLKELPPELLAEIESTMPLCERVKVNKRKRSTVNERPKYAEVDSDDDNADANGESARKRQKRDKVERVDKPCEQEERERRGSGEHRRSSGGHREGSGRRGSGSRYRDSEEDESPPPSISEVARKMKMKEKQKKRKAYEPKLTHEELMDSSTFKRFLNSIDNIMENLEDADFTNIDDDEIPQEMLLGKHQLNELGSESAKIKAMGISSRIPSDKLVKLLNILEKNIQDGSRLTTLMNHDHDGEDEERLWRDLIMERVTKSADACLTALHIMTSVHMPKAVYIEDVIERVLQYTKFHLQNTLYPQYDPVYRVDPHGGGLLSSRAKRAKCSTHKQRVIIMLYNKVCDIVTNLSELLEIQLLTDTTILQVSSMGITPFFVENVSELQLCAIKLVTAVFSRYEKHRQLILEEIFTSLARLPTSKRSLRNFRLNSSDKDGEPLFIQMVTALVLQLIQCVVHLPNDKDALDEYDSKMDQDLLITNSYECAMRTAQNFLSVFLKKCGSKQGEEDYRPLFENFVQDLLSTVNKPEWPAAELLLSLLGRLLVHQFSNKQTEMALRVASLDYLGTVAARLRKDAVTSKMDQKSINRILQEAPGNDETQQLQKALLDYLEENAETDASLVFARKFYIAQWFRDTTTEAEKSMRNQNPKDEDSSDDKHHAKEVETTGEIMQRAEKRKKFLRNIIKTSPAQFATLKMNSDTVDYEDSCLIVRYLASMRPFSQSFDIYLTQILRVLGESAIAVRTKAMKCLSEVVAVDPSILARSDMQRGVHGRLMDNSTSVREAAVELLGRFVLSRPQLTEQYYDMLIERILDTGISVRKRVIKILRDICLEQPTFNKVTEMCVRMIRRVNDEEGIKKLVNETFQKLWFTPTPAHDKEAMTRKILNITDVVDACKDTGYDWFEQLLQNLFKTEEDATYKPAKKACIQLVDNLVEHILKYEESLAGAVHAPVESKGVNSTRQVACITTLYLFSKIRAQLMVKHAMTMQPYLTTKCNTANDFMVICNVAKILELVVPLMEHPSETFLVTIEEDLMKLIIKYGMTVVQHCVSCLGAVVNRVTHNYKYVWACFNRFYGALNKLKVQHLEDPNTTTLAANKPFLLRSLFTVGALGRHFDFDLEEFKGPNKVVIKEKVLELLLYFTKHEDEEVKTKAIIGLGFLVIMHPSQMFVPDVKNLYNGILADSASSINLKIQILKNLQTYLQEEDSRMQEADREWKKLSKQEDLKEMGDISSGMSSSIMQLYLKQVLEAFFHTQSSVRHFALNVIALTLNQGLIHPVQCVPYLIAMGTDPEPSMRNKADQQLVEIDKKYTGFIHMKAVAGMKMSYQVQQAIVSSRRALIRGWRQDETNSALCAHLFSMVRSNRQHRRAFLISLLNLFDDSAKMDVNMLLFIADNLACFPYQSQEEPLFIMHHIDITLSVSGSNLLQTFKEFLLKEPGRKEKKEKKVKKEHKAVSDSEEEEKMNCDSPGSDEARSGHSEDDEEEVVRRPKKSRKPVAESESSESDLEDLDIEDAEKVLRRLPENPTALMDFANAVQGILLLLVLKQHLKNQYGFSDSKIQKYSPTESAKIYDKAVNRKSTVHFNPRQTLDFISNNIAHATLTNDIKKRIVKQYLDFKVLMEHLDPDEEDEEGEASASANIRNKAINALLGGSGPATGANTRNQPGPETDDDDSEGDERTPGSSRRSKRSGDSSDPGRMNENVDSMDVIALCCPKYKDRPQIARVIQKTSNGYSIHWMAGSYSGPWAEAKKRDGRKLVPWVDTIKESDIIYKKIAMTSNHKLSNKVVQTLRSLYAAREGGAS encoded by the exons ATGAATGGGGATATGCCTCATGTTCCCATCACCACTCTCGCTGGGATCGCTAGCCTCACAGACT TGTTGAACCAGCTGCCCCTGCCCTCGCCACTCCCAGCTACCACCACTAAGAGCCTGCTCTACAATGGGAGGATTGCAGAGGACGTCACCTGTCTGCTAGCATGTCGCGATGAGAACCTAGTGTCCCAGCTAGCCCATGGCCTTAACCAGGTTTCCACAGAACACAT AGAGCTAAAGGACAACCTGGGCAGCGATGAGCCGGAAGGAGATGccccgctgctgctgcagaccaTGCTGGCCAGGAACCCCGGCATCTTCAGGGAGAAAA CAGACgtcatgcagcagcagcaaatgGTACCGCAGTACAAACTCCCCCAGAATTCCATGCATAGTCCAGCACAGTCGGGAAACTTTCAGCAGGCTGCCATTTCTCCCAACCCATCAAG CCGCTTCGTGTCGCCCCAGACTGGTTCCAGTAGCAGGTACATGGGTCAGAACAGCCCCGTGCCCAGCCCCTACACTCCTCAGAGCCCTGCACCTGGCTACATGCAGCAGTACCCTCACCCTCAACAGCCCCCAAGCTACAGCCAGCACCAACAGATACAGCAAG TATCTGTGGCTAGCCCCATGGTTTCTGGGGGCATAAGGAACCTGCATGAGGGAAAAGTATCTGGTCAGATGACAAACGCTACCAACCACCACCCCGACCGGCATGGCACTGACGACTACCTGAACATTGTGCACCGACTCGGGAATGAG GAGGGGGACGCATCCATGAGAAACGCCTTCCCGCTGAGGTCTCCCCAATCTGGCTGCTCTCCAGCGGGAAGTGAAGGGACACCGAAAC CGGGTTCCCGGCCTCCCCTGATCTTGCAGTCACCCCCTCCTTACGCAGTTTCTCCGAGGGAGGGCGGGCCAGACCAGAAGCAACAGGCGCAACAGAGGAAAAAGGGCCCTGCTGTCAAAGAGGAGAAGGATATGTATGACATAGTCAGTTCTCCGAACAAGGACTCCACTAAGCTCACGCTCAAACTGTCCAGGGTCAAGTCCAACGAGTCGGACCCCCCAA GTGAGGCTATGCCAGGCATGGACCAGAATTCTGAAAACATGGATACTGAGCTGGGCTTCCAGCAGGTGCCTGTGCTTCAACAAAACCTAGGGGCACGCCAACAGCAGACGGGAGGCTCCAGCGGCCTTCAGCCGCCTTCTTCCCCTTATGACGAGGCAGAATTGGATGCTTTGGCTGAGATCgagaggatagagagggaggctgcCAGCGAGAAATGTTCAAAGGAGGTGCAAGACAAAG acaaGCCGTTGAAGAAGAGAAAGCAGGACTCTTTCCCCCTGGTGCCTGGTGCAGGGGGGCCTGGGGGCCCCACAGGAGCCCCAGGCAGTGGCTCGGCAGGAGGCGGCAACGCTGGCAAACTGACCCCACAAGAAGCTACTGCTGCTGGGAACGGAGCAAGCCGCCCTCCCCTTATG GTGAAACGCGACAAAGACGGCAACGTGTCGACGCCTGCGGTAGAACCGCACGGCTGGACGCAGCCCAAGGTGAAGCTGGAGAGACTGGGCCTGGTGGAGGACTTTGCAAAGAGGCCAAAGCCTGTAGTGGTGCTGAAGAAGCTCTCCATCGACCAGGTCCAGAGGATCATCCGACACAGCAAGTCTGGAAAGAACAGGCACTCTTCAAGCAAGTCTGGGAAAA GTGGCAGCATGGACCCCGcggtgctgaaggagctgcctCCAGAGCTGCTGGCCGAGATCGAGTCCACCATGCCACTGTGCGAGCGCGTGAAGGTGAACAAGAGGAAGCGAAGCACCGTCAACGAGCGGCCAAAGTACGCCGAGGTGGACTCGGACGACGACAACGCAGACGCCAACGGAGAAT CCGCGAGGAAGCGCCAGAAACGGGACAAAGTGGAACGCGTGGACAAGCCGTGTGAGCAGGAAGAGCGGGAGCGGCGGGGGTCAGGGGAGCACcggcggagcagcgggggccACCGCGAGGGCAGTGGCCGGCGGGGCTCGGGCAGCCGGTACCGGGACTCTGAGGAGGACGAGTCCCCACCGCCCAGCATCAGTGAAG TTGCGCgaaagatgaagatgaaggagaaacagaagaagaggaaagcaTACGAGCCGAAGCTGACCCACGAGGAGCTGATGGACTCGTCGACGTTCAAGAGATTCCTGAATAGCATCGACAACATCATGGAGAACTTGGAGGACGCAGACTTCACGAATATAG ATGATGATGAGATTCCGCAGGAGATGTTGCTGGGTAAACACCAGCTGAACGAGTTGGGCAGTGAGTCAGCAAAGATCAAGGCTATGGGCATCTCCAGCAGG ATCCCTTCTGATAAACTGGTGAAGCTGCTTAACATCCTAGAGAAAAACATTCAGGATGGCTCCAGGCTCACCACACTGATGAACCAT GACCACGACGGCGAGGACGAGGAGAGGCTGTGGCGAGACCTCATCATGGAGAGAGTCACCAAGTCGGCAGACGCCTGCCTCACCGCCCTGCACATCATGACCTCCGTGCACATGCCCAAGGCGGTGTACATCGAGGACGTCATCGAGCGCGTGCTCCAGTACACCAAGTTCCACCTGCAGAACACTCTCTATCCTCAGTACGACCCCGTCTATAGGGTTGACCCCCATGGAG GAGGGTTGTTGAGCTCGAGGGCCAAACGGGCTAAATGCTCCACACACAAGCAGCGAGTGATCATCATGCTGTACAACAAGGTCTGTGACATTGTGACAAACCTATCGGAGCTGCTCGAGATCCAGCTCCTTACAGACACCACTATCCTCCAG GTTTCTTCCATGGGGATCACTCCATTCTTTGTGGAGAACGTGAGCGAGCTGCAACTGTGCGCCATCAAGCTAGTCACGGCG GTGTTCTCGCGCTACGAGAAGCATCGGCAGCTGATCCTGGAAGAGATCTTCACCTCTTTGGCCCGGCTGCCTACAAGCAAACGATCCCTGAGGAATTTCCG ACTGAACAGCTCGGACAAGGACGGAGAGCCTCTCTTCATTCAGATGGTGACCGCCTTGGTGCTGCAGCTGATCCAGTGTGTCGTCCACCTGCCCAACGATAAGGACGCCCTGGACGAGTACGACAGCAAG ATGGACCAGGATCTGCTGATTACCAACTCCTATGAGTGCGCCATGAGGACAGCACAGAACTTCCTGTCGGTCTTCCTTAAAAA GTGTGGCAGTAAGCAGGGTGAAGAGGACTACCGGCCCTTGTTTGAGAACTTTGTCCAGGACCTGCTGTCTACGGTCAACAAGCCGGAGTGGCCCGCTGCGGAGCTGCTGCTCAGCCTGCTTGGCAGGCTCCTG GTGCACCAGTTCAGTAACAAGCAGACTGAGATGGCTCTGAGGGTGGCCTCTCTGGACTACCTGGGGACCGTGGCTGCTCGTCTCAGGAAGGATGCCGTCACCAGCAAAATGGACCAGAAGTCAATCAACCGCATCTTGCAAGAG gCGCCAGGTAATGATGAGACCCAGCAGCTGCAGAAGGCATTACTGGACTACTTGGAGGAAAATGCAGAAACCGACGCATCCTTGGTT TTTGCCCGAAAGTTCTACATCGCGCAGTGGTTCCGGGACACCACCACGGAGGCGGAGAAGTCCATGCGGAACCAGAACCCCAAGGACGAGGACTCGTCCGACGACAAGCACCACGCCAAGGAGGTCGAGACCACCGGCGAGATCATGCAGCGCGCCGAAAAGCGCAAGAAGTTCCTCCGCAACATCATCAAGACTTCGCCGGCGCAGTTCGCCACACTCAA AATGAACTCTGACACTGTGGACTATGAGGACTCCTGTCTGATTGTGCGTTATTTGGCCTCTATGAGGCCGTTTTCCCAGAGCTTTGATATTTATTTAACACAG ATCTTGCGAGTCCTCGGGGAGAGTGCCATCGCTGTAAGGACTAAAGCCATGAAGTGTCTCTCTGAGGTGGTGGCCGTGGATCCCAGTATACTGGCCCGG TCGGACATGCAGAGAGGCGTCCATGGCCGTCTGATGGACAACTCCACCAGCGTGAGGGAGGCCGCCGTGGAGCTGCTGGGTCGCTTCGTGCTCAGCAGGCCCCAGCTCACCGAGCAGTACTACGACATGCTCATAGAGAGGATACTG GACACTGGTATCAGTGTCAGGAAGCGGGTGATCAAGATTCTGAGGGACATTTGTCTGGAGCAGCCCACCTTCAACAAGGTCACTGAGATGTGTGTAAGGATGATCCGCAGGGTCAACGACGAGGAGGGTATCAAG AAACTGGTAAACGAGACATTCCAGAAGCTGTGGTTTACACCCACCCCAGCCCACGATAAGGAAGCCATGACCAGGAAAATCCTCAACATTACCGATGTG GTGGACGCATGCAAAGACACTGGCTACGACTGGTTTGAGCAACTGCTTCAAAAC TTGTTCAAAACTGAAGAAGACGCCACTTACAAACCTGCCAAAAAGGCTTGCATTCAGCTCGTGGACAATCTGGTGGAGCACATCCTCAAGTACGAGGAGTCCCTTGCAG GTGCTGTGCATGCCCCTGTTGAGAGCAAGGGGGTGAACTCGACACGGCAGGTGGCTTGCATCACCACCCTCTACCTGTTCAGCAAGATCAGGGCCCAGCTCATGGTCAAGCACGCCATGACCATGCAACCCTACCTGACAACCAAGTGCAAC ACTGCCAATGACTTTATGGTCATTTGTAACGTGGCGAAGATTCTGGAGCTGGTGGTGCCTCTGATGGAGCACCCCAGTGAGACCTTCTTGGTCACCATAGAAGAAGACCTCATGAAGCTCATCATCAAGTATGGCATGACG GTGGTGCAACACTGTGTGAGCTGCCTCGGAGCAGTGGTGAACAGAGTCACACACAACTACAAGTATGTCTGGGCTTGCTTCAACAGGTTTTATG GTGCGCTGAACAAGTTGAAGGTCCAGCACCTTGAGGACCCGAACACCACCACGCTGGCCGCCAACAAGCCCTTCCTCCTGCGCTCGCTCTTCACCGTGGGCGCCCTCGGGcgacactttgactttgacctgGAGGAGTTCAAGGGCCCCAACAAG GTTGTGATCAAGGAGAAGGTGCTTGAGCTTCTTTTGTACTTCACCAAgcatgaggatgaggaggtcaAGACCAAAGCCATCATTGGTTTAG GCTTCCTTGTGATCATGCACCCCAGCCAGATGTTTGTGCCCGACGTGAAGAACCTGTACAACGGCATTTTGGCCGACAGCGCCTCCTCCATCAACCTCAAGATCCAGATCCTGAAGAACTTGCAGACCTACCTTCAGGAAGAGGACTCGCGGATGCAGGAGGCTGACCGGGAAT GGAAGAAGCTGTCGAAGCAGGAGGACCTGAAGGAGATGGGGGACATCTCCTCGGGTATGAGCAGCTCCATCATGCAGCTCTACTTGAAGCAGGTGCTAGAGGCCTTCTTCCACACCCAGTCCAGTGTACGGCACTTCGCACTCAACGTCATCGCTCTTACCCTCAACCAGGGCCTCATTCACCCAGTGCAG tGCGTTCCATACCTCATTGCCATGGGAACAGACCCAGAGCCCAGTATGAGGAACAAAGCAGACCAGCAGCTGGTGGAGATCGATAAAAAGTACACCGGGTTCATCCAT ATGAAGGCGGTGGCGGGGATGAAGATGTCGTACCAGGTGCAGCAGGCCATCGTCTCGTCGCGTCGTGCCCTGATCAGGGGCTGGCGGCAGGACGAGACCAACTCTGCACTCTGCGCCCATCTCTTCAGCATGGTGCGGAGCAACCGGCAACACCGCCGCGCCttcctcatctccctcctcaACCTCTTCGACGACAGTGcc AAGATGGACGTCAACATGCTTCTCTTCATCGCCGACAACCTGGCCTGTTTCCCCTACCAGAGCCAGGAGGAGCCCCTCTTCATCATGCACCACATAGACATCACTCTGTCCGTGTCCGGAAGCAACCTTCTGCAGACCTTCAAAGAG TTTTTGCTGAAGGAGCCTGGgcggaaggagaagaaggagaagaaggtgaagaaggAGCATAAGGCCGTGTCGGACagcgaggaggaagagaagatgaACTGCGACTCTCCCGGGAGTGACGAGGCCCGGAGCGGCCACAgcgaggacgacgaggaggaggtggtacgGCGGCCCAAGAAGTCCAGAAAACCTGTTGCGGAATCCGAGAGCTCGGAATCGGACCTGGAGGATCTGGACATCGAGGACGCGGAGAAGGTGTTGAGGCGGCTGCCGGAGAATCCCACTGCGCTGATGGACTTTGCTAACGCCGTGCAGGGGATCCTGCTATTGCTGGTGCTCAAACAGCACCTCAAGAACCAATACGGATTTTCTGATAG TAAAATTCAGAAGTACTCGCCAACGGAGTCCGCCAAGATTTACGACAAGGCGGTGAACAGAAAAAGTACGGTTCACTTTAACCCGCGACAGACACTCGACTTCATCTCAAACAACATCGCCCACGCCACGCTCACCAATGACATCAAGAAACGGATAGTCAAGCAGTACCTAGAC TTCAAGGTACTGATGGAACATCTCGACcccgacgaggaggacgaggagggtgAAGCCTCGGCCAGCGCTAACATCCGAAACAAAGCCATAAACGCCCTTCTGGGAGGCTCCGGCCCCGCAACGGGCGCCAACACACGGAACCAGCCGGGCCCCGAGACCGACGACGACGACAGCGAGGGAGATGAGAGAACCCCTGGG TCTTCTCGAAGGTCCAAGCGGTCAGGTGACTCCTCCGACCCGGGCCGCATGAACGAGAACGTGGACTCCATGGACGTCATCGCCCTGTGCTGCCCCAAATACAAGGACCGGCCGCAGATAGCCAGAGTCATCCAGAAGACCTCCAACGGATACAGTATCCACTGGATGGCCGGCTCCTACTCGGGTCCCTGGGCAGAGGCCAAGAAACGGGACGGTCGCAAACTGGTGCCTTGGGTGGACACTATTAAGGAGTCTGATATCATCTACAAGAAGATTGCCATGACCAGCAACCACAAACTGAGCAACAAGGTAGTGCAGACTTTACGCTCGCTGTACGCTGCGCGAGAGGGAGGCGCAAGCTAA